The Mesorhizobium loti genome includes a region encoding these proteins:
- a CDS encoding 3-deoxy-manno-octulosonate cytidylyltransferase, with protein sequence MSTLILIPARMASTRLPGKPLADIAGAPMIVHVARRAAEADLGRVVVATDTQSVAEAVRAHGFEAVMTRMDHESGSDRIHEALVALDPGRDVETIVNVQGDLPTIDPQIIAASLRPFEDSAVDIATLGVEIVRDEEKTNPNVVKIVGSPLSGTRLRALYFTRATAPWGEGPLYHHVGLYAYRRAALERFVALKPSPLERRERLEQLRALEAGMRIDAEIVQSLPLGVDTPEDLERARTILSI encoded by the coding sequence ATGTCCACGCTGATCCTGATCCCGGCCCGCATGGCTTCGACCCGCCTGCCGGGCAAGCCGCTGGCCGACATAGCCGGCGCCCCGATGATCGTCCATGTCGCGCGCCGTGCCGCCGAGGCCGACCTTGGCCGGGTGGTGGTGGCGACCGACACGCAAAGCGTGGCCGAAGCGGTGCGCGCGCACGGTTTCGAGGCCGTGATGACGCGCATGGATCACGAATCCGGCTCCGACCGCATCCACGAAGCGCTGGTCGCGCTCGATCCCGGGCGCGACGTCGAAACCATCGTGAATGTGCAGGGTGACCTGCCGACGATCGATCCCCAGATCATCGCCGCGTCGCTCAGGCCGTTCGAGGACAGCGCGGTGGACATCGCTACGCTCGGTGTCGAGATCGTCCGCGACGAGGAAAAGACCAATCCCAACGTCGTCAAGATCGTCGGTTCGCCGCTGTCCGGCACCAGGCTGAGGGCACTCTATTTCACCCGCGCCACGGCACCCTGGGGCGAGGGGCCGCTTTATCACCATGTCGGTCTCTATGCTTACCGCCGCGCAGCGCTCGAGCGTTTTGTCGCGCTGAAGCCGTCGCCACTTGAGCGGCGCGAGCGGCTGGAGCAGTTGCGGGCGCTTGAGGCCGGCATGCGCATCGACGCCGAGATCGTCCAGTCGCTGCCGCTAGGCGTCGACACGCCGGAAGACCTCGAACGCGCCAGAACCATCCTTTCAATCTGA
- a CDS encoding ABC transporter substrate-binding protein yields the protein MTVGRTLLKSMLAAALLAAGLQAARADEWRTTSSLIGESKYGDNFQHYDYVNPNAPKGGTLNSVVPGTFDSFNPYIVQGSPAAGLVGFGGGLLYDTLMEQATDEGSTSHPLIADAYKYPADYSSATYRLDPRAKWHDGQPITVDDVIWSFQVLKANSPQYSRYFENVTDAVAISDREVEFHFNQKGNRELPKIIGDLAVLPKHWWEGTDANGKKRNVAKPTLEIPLGSAAYKIASFKAGSEIIWQRVPDYWAAKLPVKIGRENFDTRRYTYILDDNAAWLAFTKGGLEDINREYSSRKWATAYNFPAIQAGDVIKKDFQTQAPQAMQGFVLNQRRPLFQDRLVREALTIPFDFESMNRTLFFGSNTRTSSYFQGTELASSGLPQGKELEILEKYRDKLPPELFTQEFKLPVYDSPQAERKYLKQAVDLFAKAGWVIKAGKMVNAKTGAPFKFEILGWNDTDQVIASPYVANLRKIGVDATLRIIDQTQYINRVNNFDFDVVTGILQQSDSPGNEQRDFWSSKAADSPGSRNLMGIKDPTVDALVDRIIFATDRDDLVAATHALDRILLWNFYVLPQYYRSVVWLAYWDKFKFPDKQPAYVGADIDSWWIDPDKEKALAAKYKGGN from the coding sequence ATGACGGTTGGCCGGACGCTTCTCAAGTCGATGCTGGCGGCAGCCCTTCTGGCGGCAGGATTGCAGGCTGCCCGCGCCGACGAATGGCGCACCACCTCATCGCTGATCGGCGAATCCAAATACGGCGACAATTTCCAGCACTACGACTACGTCAACCCGAATGCGCCCAAGGGCGGCACGCTGAATTCGGTGGTGCCAGGCACGTTCGACAGCTTCAATCCGTACATCGTCCAGGGATCCCCGGCCGCCGGCCTCGTCGGGTTCGGTGGCGGTCTGCTCTACGACACGCTGATGGAGCAGGCGACCGATGAGGGCAGCACCAGCCATCCACTGATCGCAGACGCCTACAAATATCCGGCCGATTATTCCTCCGCGACCTATCGGCTAGACCCGCGCGCCAAATGGCATGATGGCCAGCCGATCACCGTCGATGACGTGATCTGGTCGTTCCAGGTGCTCAAGGCCAACAGCCCGCAATACAGCCGCTATTTTGAGAATGTCACCGATGCGGTGGCAATCTCCGACCGGGAGGTCGAGTTCCATTTCAACCAGAAGGGCAACCGCGAACTGCCCAAGATCATCGGCGATCTTGCCGTGCTGCCGAAACATTGGTGGGAAGGCACCGATGCCAACGGCAAGAAGCGCAACGTCGCCAAGCCGACGCTGGAAATCCCGCTCGGTTCGGCGGCCTACAAGATCGCCAGTTTCAAGGCGGGCTCGGAAATCATCTGGCAACGCGTGCCGGACTACTGGGCGGCCAAGCTGCCGGTGAAGATCGGCCGCGAGAATTTCGACACGCGACGCTACACCTACATCCTCGACGACAATGCCGCCTGGCTGGCCTTCACCAAGGGCGGGCTCGAAGACATCAACCGCGAATACAGCTCGCGCAAATGGGCAACGGCCTATAATTTCCCGGCGATACAGGCTGGCGATGTCATCAAGAAGGACTTCCAGACCCAGGCGCCACAGGCAATGCAGGGCTTCGTCCTCAACCAGCGGCGGCCGCTGTTCCAGGACCGGCTGGTGCGCGAGGCGCTGACCATCCCGTTCGATTTCGAGAGCATGAACCGCACGCTGTTCTTCGGCTCCAACACCCGCACATCAAGTTATTTCCAGGGCACCGAACTGGCCTCCAGCGGGTTGCCTCAAGGCAAGGAACTGGAGATCCTGGAAAAATATCGCGACAAGCTGCCGCCCGAACTTTTCACCCAGGAATTCAAGCTGCCGGTCTACGATTCGCCGCAGGCGGAACGGAAGTACCTGAAACAGGCAGTGGATCTCTTCGCCAAGGCTGGCTGGGTGATCAAGGCCGGCAAGATGGTCAATGCCAAGACCGGTGCGCCGTTCAAGTTCGAGATCCTTGGCTGGAACGATACCGACCAGGTGATCGCCAGCCCCTATGTCGCCAATCTGCGCAAGATCGGTGTCGACGCCACTTTGCGCATCATTGACCAGACCCAGTACATCAACCGCGTCAACAATTTCGATTTCGATGTCGTCACCGGGATTCTGCAGCAGTCGGATTCGCCGGGCAACGAGCAACGCGACTTCTGGAGCTCTAAAGCCGCCGACTCGCCAGGTTCGCGCAATCTGATGGGCATCAAGGATCCGACCGTCGACGCGCTGGTCGACCGCATCATCTTCGCCACAGATCGTGACGATCTCGTTGCCGCCACCCACGCACTCGACCGCATCCTGCTGTGGAACTTCTATGTCTTGCCGCAATATTACCGCTCGGTGGTCTGGCTGGCCTATTGGGACAAGTTCAAATTCCCCGACAAGCAGCCCGCCTATGTCGGTGCCGACATCGATTCCTGGTGGATCGATCCGGACAAGGAGAAAGCCTTGGCGGCCAAGTACAAGGGCGGCAATTGA